A genomic window from Cinclus cinclus chromosome 5, bCinCin1.1, whole genome shotgun sequence includes:
- the TLR2 gene encoding toll-like receptor 2 has product MTTHTWQMLGIYMVLAANLSKQQALKQACPSCYASQLCNCSSMGLDFILPELTAKITVLNLAHNRIRRIQSQDLQQAVNLRALLLQSNKISSIDEDSFKSLAKLELLDLSNNSLAQLSPLWFEHLFSLQHLYLQGNSYRDLGKSSPFSSLRNLSSLHLGNPWFSVIRQGNFEGIELLHKLWIDGSNLSQYEQGSLKSIKEINHMIINIRDINVFSEIVRDLLHSVTWLEVRRIAFSIAAEMQVLRVMSSSFAKKISLRQTLLTDATVPEIASILEDMPKLVELELVDCRLLGTGQWKMQIQAKQSKTLRVFTIKKLSIEEFYLFTDLQAVEGLLSLFMRVTVQNTKVFLVPCRISQNLRLLEYLDLSANLLGDLSLEHSACQGGWPSLQTLNLSQNSLSDLEMTSRSLSHLGNLIVLDISQNNFGEIPSVCEWPESLKYLNLSSTQIPKVTTCIPPTLEVLDVSANNLKEFGLQLPFLKELYLARNQLKTLPGASPIPNLVALSVRRNKLNSFSKEAFESFRRLELLDASDNNFICSCEFLSFIHHEAGIAQVLAGWPDKYVCDSPLAVRGAQVGTVHLSMMECHRSLVVSLICVLVFLVILLLVAIGYKYHMVWYLRMTWAWLQAKRKPRRAPPKDVCYDAFVSYSENDSDWVENTMVRELEQACPPFRLCLHKRDFVPGKWIVDNIIDSIEKSHKTLFVLSKHFVQSEWCKYELDFSHFRLFDENNDAAILILLEPIQSNVIPKRFCKLRKIMNTKTYLEWPAGEEQQQMFWFNLKIALRS; this is encoded by the coding sequence ATGACTACACACACCTGGCAAATGTTGGGTATCTACATGGTCTTAGCTGCAAACCTCTCCAAACAGCAAGCACTGAAGCAGGCTTGTCCTTCATGCTATGCCAGTCAGCTTTGCAACTGCTCCTCCATGGGCTTGGACTTCATTCTCCCTGAGCTCACGGCCAAAATCACAGTGTTAAACCTGGCCCATAACAGGATAAGGCGCATCCAATCCCAGGACTTGCAGCAGGCTGTGAACCTgagagccctgctgctgcagtccAACAAAATCAGCTCCATAGACGAGGACTCATTTAAGTCCCTGGCAAAACTGGAACTCTTGGACTTATCAAATAACAGCTTGGCTCAGTTGTCCCCTCTGTGGTTTGAGCACCTTTTTTCACTCCAGCACCTCTATCTTCAAGGCAATTCCTACAGAGACCTGGGGAAGAGCTCCCCCTTTTCTAGCCTGAGGAACCTGAGCTCTCTCCACCTGGGCAACCCATGGTTCTCTGTGATAAGGCAAGGGAACTTTGAGGGCATTGAGCTTCTGCACAAATTGTGGATTGATGGTAGCAATCTCAGTCAGTACGAGCAGGGAAGTTTGAAATCAATTAAGGAGATAAATCACATGATCATAAACATAAGAGATATTAATGTATTCTCAGAAATTGTTAGGGACCTTCTGCACTCTGTCACTTGGCTGGAAGTGAGAAGAATAGCATTCAGTATTGCTGCAGAAATGCAAGTATTGAGAGTCATGTCTTCatcttttgcaaagaaaatttctttgaGACAGACCTTACTAACAGATGCTACCGTGCCTGAGATTGCCAGCATTTTAGAAGACATGCCAAAATTAGTGGAGCTAGAGCTGGTAGACTGTAGACTATTGGGAACTGGACaatggaaaatgcaaattcAAGCAAAGCAATCAAAGACACTCAGAGTTTTCACAATAAAGAAATTATCTATAGAAGAATTTTACTTGTTTACAGATCTTCAGGCTGTGGAAGGTCTACTATCTCTTTTTATGAGAGTGACAGTTCAAAACACCAAGGTTTTTTTGGTACCATGCAGAATTTCCCAAAACCTTCGGTTATTAGAATATCTTGACCTTAGTGCAAATTTGCTTGGAGACCTGAGTTTAGAACATTCAGCCTGTCAGGGTGGTTGGCCGTCACTACAAACTCTAAATTTAAGTCAGAATTCACTGAGTGACTTAGAAATGACAAGTAGAAGTTTGTCTCATCTAGGAAACCTAATTGTTTTAGACATTAGCCAAAACAATTTTGGTGAGATTCCCAGTGTGTGTGAATGGCCAGAAAGTCTGAAATACTTAAACCTGTCCAGCACTCAGATTCCTAAAGTAACCACCTGCATTCCTCCAACACTGGAAGTTTTGGATGTTAGTGCAAACAACCTGAAGGAGTTTGGACTGCAGCTCCCATTTCTGAAAGAGCTGTACCTCGCAAGAAACCAGCTGAAGACCCTGCCAGGTGCCTCACCCATTCCAAACTTAGTGGCCTTGTCTGTCCGAAGAAACAAGCTGAACAGTTTCTCCAAGGAGGCATTTGAGTCCTTCAGGAGATTGGAGCTTCTGGATGCCAGTGACAACAACTTCATCTGCTCCTGTGAGTTCCTCTCCTTCATCCATCATGAGGCTGGGATAGCCCAGGTGCTGGCGGGGTGGCCAGACAAGTACGTGTGTGACTCTCCACTGGCGGTGAGAGGGGCACAGGTTGGCACTGTGCACCTCTCCATGATGGAGTGCCACAGATCCCTGGTGGTGTCATTGATCTGTGTCCTGGTGTTCCTGGtcatcctgctgctggtggccaTTGGCTACAAGTATCACATGGTCTGGTACCTGCGGATGACGTGGGCATGGCTGCAAGCCAAGCGGAAGCCCAGGCGAGCTCCGCCAAAGGACGTCTGCTACGATGCTTTTGTCTCCTACAGCGAGAACGACTCTGACTGGGTGGAGAACACTATGGtgcgggagctggagcaggcCTGCCCTCCCTTCCGGCTCTGCCTGCACAAGCGGGACTTTGTGCCTGGGAAGTGGATTGTGGACAACATCATCGATTCCATTGAGAAGAGCCACAAAACGCTCTTTGTGCTGTCCAAGCACTTTGTGCAGAGCGAGTGGTGCAAATACGAACTGGACTTCTCGCATTTCCGCCTCTTTGATGAGAACAATGATGCAGCAATTCTCATCCTCCTGGAGCCCATCCAGAGCAATGTGATTCCCAAGAGGTTCTGCAAGCTGCGGAAGATCATGAACACAAAGACCTACCTGGAGTGGCCTGCTggtgaagagcagcagcagatgttttggtttaatttgaaaatagcTCTAAGGTCCTAG
- the LOC134044494 gene encoding toll-like receptor 2 type-1, whose protein sequence is MTSTQGLKHSMQYTSKMSIKPKHKSRTTHTWQMLAIYMVLAANLSKQQALKQACPSCYASQLCNCSSMGLDFILPELTAKITVLNLAHNRIRRIQSQDLQQAVNLRALLLQSNKISSIDEDSFKSLAKLELLDLSNNSLAQLSPLWFEHLFSLQHLYLQGNSYRDLGKSSPFSSLRNLSSLHLGNPWFSVIRQGNFEGIELLHKLWIDGSNLSQYEQGSLKSIKEINHMIINIRDSNVFSEIVRDLLHSVTWLEVTEIKLPVEKKSLVQNSTHPFRMQKLTFKEAFFTDQTISQAIVLLKEITSLKELEAINCVLEGKGIWNTEEIAKSGQSFVETVKIIQIIIQNFHLFFDLEGMESQINKLKRLTIASSNVFMVPCNLARHFSSLLYLDFHDNLLVNKRLDETICKGSWPSLQTLNLSQNSLKSLEQTARYTSRLPKLNNLDISQNNFGEIPSVCEWPESLKYLNLSSTQIPKVTTCIPPTLEVLDVSANNLKEFGLQLPFLKELYLARNQLKTLPGASPIPNLVALSVRRNKLNSFSKEAFESFRRLELLDASDNNFICSCEFLSFIHHEAGIAQVLAGWPDKYVCDSPLAVRGAQVGTVHLSMMECHRSLVVSLICVLVFLVILLLVAIGYKYHMVWYLRMTWAWLQAKRKPRRAPPKDVCYDAFVSYSENDSDWVENTMVRELEQACPPFRLCLHKRDFVPGKWIVDNIIDSIEKSHKTLFVLSKHFVQSEWCKYELDFSHFRLFDENNDAAILILLEPIQSNVIPKRFCKLRKIMNTKTYLEWPAGEEQQQMFWENLKGALKS, encoded by the exons ATGACCAGCACACAAGGACTGAAACACAGCATGCAGTACACAAG CAAAATGTCcatcaaaccaaaacacaaatcaaGAACTACACACACCTGGCAAATGTTGGCTATCTACATGGTCTTAGCTGCAAACCTCTCCAAACAGCAAGCACTGAAGCAGGCTTGTCCTTCATGCTATGCCAGTCAGCTTTGCAACTGCTCCTCCATGGGCTTGGACTTCATTCTCCCTGAGCTCACGGCCAAAATCACAGTGTTAAACCTGGCCCATAACAGGATAAGGCGCATCCAATCCCAGGACTTGCAGCAGGCTGTGAACCTgagagccctgctgctgcagtccAACAAAATCAGCTCCATAGACGAGGACTCATTTAAGTCCCTGGCAAAACTGGAACTCTTGGACTTATCAAATAACAGCTTGGCTCAGTTGTCCCCTCTGTGGTTTGAGCACCTTTTTTCACTCCAGCACCTCTATCTTCAAGGCAATTCCTACAGAGACCTGGGGAAGAGCTCCCCCTTTTCTAGCCTGAGGAACCTGAGCTCTCTCCACCTGGGCAACCCATGGTTCTCTGTGATAAGGCAAGGGAACTTTGAGGGCATTGAGCTTCTGCACAAATTGTGGATTGATGGTAGCAATCTCAGTCAGTACGAGCAGGGAAGTTTGAAATCAATTAAGGAGATAAATCACATGATCATAAACATAAGAGATAGTAATGTATTCTCAGAAATTGTTAGGGACCTTCTGCACTCTGTCACTTGGCTGGAAGTGACAGAAATCAAATTAccagttgaaaaaaaaagcttggtGCAAAATTCTACACATCCTTTTAGGATGCAAAAACTTACATTTAAGGAAGCTTTCTTCACAGATCAAACTATTAGCCAAGCAATAGTGTTACTGAAGGAAATCACATCCTTAAAAGAGTTAGAAGCAATCAACTGTGTGCTTGAGGGGAAGGGAATATGGAACACTGAAGAAATTGCAAAGAGTGGGCAAAGTTTTGTTGAAACTGTAAAGATAATACAGATAATTATTcagaattttcatttgttttttgatCTGGAAGGTATGGAatcacaaataaacaaattaaaaagactCACTATTGCAAGTTCTAATGTTTTCATGGTACCATGCAACCTTGCAAGACATTTTTCCTCACTTCTGTATTTGGACTTCCATGATAATTTGCTTGTAAATAAGCGTTTAGATGAGACAATCTGTAAAGGTTCCTGGCCTTCACTGCAAACTTTAAATCTGAGTCAGAACTCTCTAAAATCTCTGGAACAGACTGCAAGGTATACATCTCGTCTACCCAAACTGAATAATCTTGACATTAGCCAAAACAATTTTGGTGAGATTCCCAGTGTGTGTGAATGGCCAGAAAGTCTGAAATACTTAAACCTGTCCAGCACTCAGATTCCTAAAGTAACCACCTGCATTCCTCCAACACTGGAAGTTTTGGATGTTAGTGCAAACAACCTGAAGGAGTTTGGACTGCAGCTCCCATTTCTGAAAGAGCTGTACCTCGCAAGAAACCAGCTGAAGACCCTGCCAGGTGCCTCACCCATTCCAAACTTAGTGGCCTTGTCTGTCCGAAGAAACAAGCTGAACAGTTTCTCCAAGGAGGCATTTGAGTCCTTCAGGAGATTGGAGCTTCTGGATGCCAGTGACAACAACTTCATCTGCTCCTGTGAGTTCCTCTCCTTCATCCATCATGAGGCTGGGATAGCCCAGGTGCTGGCGGGGTGGCCAGACAAGTACGTGTGTGACTCTCCACTGGCGGTGAGAGGGGCACAGGTTGGCACTGTGCACCTCTCCATGATGGAGTGCCACAGATCCCTGGTGGTGTCATTGATCTGTGTCCTGGTGTTCCTGGtcatcctgctgctggtggccaTTGGCTACAAGTATCACATGGTCTGGTACCTGCGGATGACGTGGGCATGGCTGCAAGCCAAGCGGAAGCCCAGGCGAGCTCCGCCAAAGGACGTCTGCTACGATGCTTTTGTCTCCTACAGCGAGAACGACTCTGACTGGGTGGAGAACACTATGGtgcgggagctggagcaggcCTGCCCTCCCTTCCGGCTCTGCCTGCACAAGCGGGACTTTGTGCCTGGGAAGTGGATTGTGGACAACATCATCGATTCCATTGAGAAGAGCCACAAAACGCTCTTTGTGCTGTCCAAGCACTTTGTGCAGAGCGAGTGGTGCAAATACGAACTGGACTTCTCGCATTTCCGCCTCTTTGATGAGAACAATGATGCAGCAATTCTCATCCTCCTGGAGCCCATCCAGAGCAATGTGATTCCCAAGAGGTTCTGCAAGCTGCGGAAGATCATGAACACAAAGACCTACCTGGAGTGGCCTGCTggtgaagagcagcagcagatgttttGGGAAAACCTGAAAGGAGCCTTGAAGTCATAG